ATTAGGAACGAAGCCTTCCTGGATTGATAAATTCATCGGTGTCCTCCTGAGTGCAGCGAACACGAACGTGATTGCTGTGGACTGGGTTTATGGGTCTACTGGTCTGTACCCCTCAGCTGTGGAAAACGTGGTCAAACTCAGCCTGGAGATCTCTCGTTTCCTCCATAAACTTCTGGTGGGTGTGGAAGAGCCAGGTGTGGCCTTGGGGGTGCTTGTGGAGGAGGGAGGGGTCAGAAAGAAGCAGCACATGAGGACAACTgaaggcagaagcagagccacTTTGGCCTGGCGGATCTCCGGGACAAGCCTTGACTTTGATAATTAGAGGACTGACCTTAGACGGGCTACTGAACCTGCTGGTGCTCCCCTGTACAATGTGCCATTGCACTGTCTATGGTGTGTATAGGTTGCCTGGCACTTAGCCTCCATTCAAGAGAGAGTGGCTGTGGTCATGATTCACAGGCTTTGGACCCCACAAGGAAAGCGAGGGGTCTGGTTAGAGTGGGGGTGTTGTAAGTGATGAAGAGAGTAAGTGATAAAAGGATTAGAGCATTGTGCCTCTTTTCCCCCTCTGGGAACAGTCACTCAGCTCACCTCACTATCAATCTCTGTTCTAGGCGTTGGGTGTGTCAGAGTCCTCCATCCACATCATTGGTGTGAGCCTGGGGGCCCACGTGGGGGGCATGGTGGGATACTTCCACAGAGGCCAGTTGGGACGGATCACAGGTAAGGGTCCTCctcacttcctcccttctccctcccccagggTTCAGCATCACAGAGGGTCTCCTGGAAATGCCCCTCTCCCCTGAGGCAAGTGGCAGGATTGTGCTCTATGTTACCTCCAAACTTCAGGGGGTCCTTTTGGCAGAAAACAGCATTGTGCGGTCATGGCATGGTCTGTAATCAACGAAAGAGCCCCAGTTTTCCTGCTGAGCCTCAATGTATCTATGTGTAGAATGGGTGGAAATCACCTTGAGTTTTGTTGAATACTGGCCAGAGCAAGGGCAACTTTATGCTTCGGGGCACCCTCTGTCAATCAGCAGTAGTTTTAACAGCTCAGCTTCCTGACCCTCCATCGGGGCCATTCCGAGTCAAGTTCTAACAGAAGCCCGTGGAGAGGTTCCCGGGGTGGAGGTTAGACCCAGTTGCCCACAGTGGTAGTAACTCACTCAGTAATGGTCTCCTTCATTCCCTGACTGGTGTTCCCATTTGCTCGCCTAGCTTTCTGTGATTCTCCACAGCTTTGTGGTGGAGTCTGCTTCgttgaggagagagagacagggaggagtcTAAACTCACACAGGGGACCAGTGATGTCCGTCTCCCTTTGTTGGGAGGTCTGGAACATGCATAGCTGCCCAGCACAAAGCTGGCACAAAGTAACTGCTTTAAAAATTGGCGTTATGATTACTGCTTTGCGAAGGTCACCACTATTCACATTGGGAAGGTTTAGAGTCAGGAAAACCGGGTCATTGAGATGTTGGGAACCTTGGGAAAGACATCCGTGTGGGCTATCTTTTAGGAAGTCAGCCTCAAGTTACTTCTTCCAACCCTGGGTATTGGTTGGGGAGTCTCTGATCTGAAAGGGTAGGACCcctcactggaggagatgtgcaTAGTCGATGCATGAGAGGAAAGGCGACTCTGATTTTAGTCTGTCCCTGCAGGCCTGGATCCCGCTGGACCCGAGTACACCCGAGCCAGCCTGGAGGAGCGCCTGGATGCCGGAGATGCCCTCTTTGTGGAAGCCATCCACACAGACACTGAcagtgagctggggctggggcagcgtTTCTGGGGCTGCAGAAGGAGTTGAGCAGAGGGCTGGAGCAGCGGTGGGAGTGTTGAACTGCGTCTGGGACATAGTGTGGAGATTGCCTAACTGTCTGGGCTGACAGTTTTTGATCCAATGACTGTCAAGATGAAAATTTTCCCTTGTGGACCAAAATTGATCGGTTGGGAACCTGACTCTGCACTGTAACTCCTTGTGTTGAGCAATAGGAGAGAGGGCATTGCTGCCTCACTGACTTAGGCGGAAAGTCAATCTGGCCCCAGGGGATGGGGGcattccactccccaagcagaggCTGGTCAGGGTTTACCCTCCCTCACCCTAGCAGAGAACAAGCACAGCTCTTTCATTTGGTGGAGTTTGTGAGCCTCTCTTCCAATACAGAGAGACCCAAAAAGATCCCTCAACTTCCAACCCACTGTGACCAAATCAAGTTCTTCTGACCAACAGGGAAAGGGGGTGCTCGTTTCTGTTTGCTATCAAATATCCATGTGTttctatgccaggcactgtgctgagtGTCATGGATACACAGAGAAGCAACAACCGTCCCTGATGCAGGCCAAGTGAGAGACGCTCTATTTCATTTACTTGTTTCTGCATCTAAGACTCATAGATGTATGATCCTGTGTGAAACTTCACTTCCCCCATCCTCCACCCCAGGTCACACTACCAACCCTGGGTCACACCCGCATCATATACCCAGAAAACCAAAATCTGCCAGCCTCTGTCCAGAGCTTTACCAGCCTTGTTCATCAATACTGTGTACAACAGCTTCTATCCCTGAATTTGTTAACTAGGTGGTTTATTATGTTACTCGGTACCTGTGATAGGCATCTCAAATCCTTCAGCCTTGGAACCTTTTCCTGATGTAATAAAAAGTCACAATAATTCTGTTTATTCAAGCATTATTTACTGAACTACATAACAGGTGCTGAGAATATGGCAATGAACCAGGCATTGAAGAAGGTACTTAACTCTTGTGGAGCTTACAAGCCATATGGACTGGCTTTCACTTTTTTATTCAACACTTATTTATTAGGTATCACTCTAttccaggcactgtgctaggtaTTGAAAAAGCAGGATAAAGACAAGCAAAAGACTTTTTGTCAAGCAACAAGCCAGACTATTAACCTTTCTGTGATCAGAATAAAGGACATGTGAACAAGGTGGCTTGGATATGGGATCTACTTCCAGTAGTGTTATTGGGGAAACTATGGCTTGGGCAGAGCTAGGAGAAGAAGTGGACAATAGCCAAAGATGGAGCTGGTTATGGGGGAGGCCAGGGTTTGTTCTGGACGCCATGTGGAGAGTGCACAATAAAGAGTGAGGTTGGAAAACAGGGAACCAGACTAGGTTGGCCAAGACAGCAAGTTCACATTAGATAAGTGGGAATGGGATAGTGCTTTGGGTTTCTTGAAAAGATCGCTATGGTTCCTCTGCAGGGAATGAACTTTGGAGGGCACACAGGGAGGCctgctggaaaggcagcaggtaTTTGGGTGAGATTGTGTTGGAACAAAGGCTAAGTattagcagaagcagagagaagcagaaagattcAAAATGCCAGGATATTTTGGAGATAAAATTGCTTGGGTTTGTCTTGGATTGAGTGTGGGGAGTGAGGGGAAGACAAGAGGCCAGCATAGATTCTAAGTCTCCATCAGAGATGCCATTGTCGGAAGGGCTGAGACTTAGTGACAAGATGAGGGCTTCACTCTCCATCTTTAACTCAGCTCTTTGTAATCGCATCGCATTTCTGCTTAGTCAGCACACTGCAAAAGTATTTTGTAGGAGATGGGAAACATGGCCCAGAATTTATTTATCCTCACTTTATtatttgaaggaagaaaaaaaattgaagggtcttcaaaagttttgtggaaaatgcatttgAAGAAATACTGAATGGAttgaaatctctctttttttttttttggcctcaagatatcttttaattccattttcaataacctttttgaagtaccctcctaTGTACCAAGTTTATAACactatttactttaaaaatcttcatttccTTAGGCAAAGGCGATGCTACTTTGGCTCCTTCCCTTGTGGCTCATCCTACCATTGGTCCTTAGGGTGGGCTGCGCACAGGGAGATGCTTTTGAGGCCAGACTTCAGGTTCTGCTGCTGATTGATCCTGCTGGGGCACCTCGATCATATTCCCTTGAAGTAAGAAGTTAATGTGGttctgtttcctttcagaccTAGGTATTCGGATTCCCGTTGGACACGTGGACTACTATGTTAATGGAGGCCAAGACCAACCTGGCTGTCCCACGTTCATTCATGCAGGTCAGAAAGTCAGAGTTGGTGTTTGGCTACCCTGGAGATTGGAAATCACCAACAGTCTTCATGTTGAGTCAGTCAGCATGGGCTGCACAGGCTCTTTTTGATGGTTTCCTTTCTTATGTCCTATGGGCCTTACTCAGCACTTACTGAAGGGTGTCTTGGGAGCCCAGGAATCTCAGAGTAGCAGAGCCTGAAATGAAAAGTCAGTGTCACACGTGAGCTGCCCTCTCCACTTATCTCAGGTCTGGCTGCGATCTAACATTAGTGAAACCAATACTCACTGTTCTTCCTTGGGCCCTGATCTGTGGCGTAGCCTATATGGTTGTGTCCTGTACAGTGCCTGATTACAGTAGATGCCAATGTGCTCAAAGGCAGTTAGCCAAAGGGTTTCCCAGGTGAGCATTTCACCACATTTATTCACCGTTACAAGTTCTTTACAGTTGTTTTCAAGATAATATTCTTGAACATCCTCTTGCGCACATATAAAGCATATACattgcttctctgtctttctcttaaaaaagttgtttatttattttgaaagtcagagttacagagagatagagagacacatcttccatcttcaagtttgttccccaaatgaccataatgactgaagccaggattcaggagcttcatccggatcttgcatgtggatggcaggagcccaacactTGGACCATATGccattgctttccccaggctgttagcaggagattggatcggaagtggagcaactggacctgagccagatgctggcattgcaggtggcgggtttattcactgtgccacaatactgacccCATACTGCTTCTCTCTGAAGTATCAAAAAACGCTCTGTATGAATATGTTCATTGAAGATATgagagttcttaaaaaaaatctgtgaatggaattaaaagataagtttggaagcagatgttgtggcacagcagtttaaggTGACACGTAAGACTGACATCGCGTATTAAAGCTCCTGGggttgagtcctgcctctgtcttcagatccagcttccagctaaggcaccttgaaggcagcagatgatgattcaagtgcttgaattcctgccactcaggtgAAAGATCCGCATGGggttcttgattcctggcttcagcttcgcCCAGACTCGTGCTGCTGCAGGTATTCAAAAAAATGAGCCAagaatggcagatctctctctctctcccccatttctCGCTTGATGTTCCCTCCccagtttctctgtcttttaaataaataaaaatgaataaaaacatttaaagcaaTACATTTGTTTTGGTGCGAAAATATTGAAATCAATATacttttttataaaatatgattttccatgagcctttttAAGATACCtcaaatacatgaatttcaattcaatttcaattttccataaactttaaaGTCTTGGTAGTCTTTGATATACATTTTACATTATAGCAAGCTCATCAAAAGCTAAACATTAAGAATTGTTCAGTGTTCTTATATAGCCAACATATTCACATTTCTTACAGAAAATCTAAATACAGATTTCTGGATAGTAtggggggtttttttgtttgtttttttctgattcacaaaaattttcaacattttaagaCTTCGTTTGACAATTTATTGAATATCATTAACTGAATTATCCAAACTTACTCACTTTACAAAAACATGCCTCTTTTAAGAATTCATGAATTTTTCACCGATTGTAGTCAGAAGGCAATAATTTGGTTTCAACGGTACTTTCATtgatccctttttattttttgcttcctACCACAATTTGAGAATGGGTGTTGTTTGTCTCTGCATCTGATCCCTCTTGTGGTTGGAAGGAGTTTGGCCTTGGAGAGTGCCTCCAACCCGGGACAAAGCAAGGAGCACTCAGCTCTCAGCACTGGCTCCTGGTCCGAGGAAGGGATTCGCAGAGTTCAGGGAGAGTCCTTAACTCTGTTCAACACAGGCCTTCTAACCCAGCCAACTCAGTCAGTGTGAGTGACGGCAGATTTTTCCACCGTAAACCACCACAGCGAAGCCACGTGCTTAGCAAATTGGAACATTTGGAAAATTCCGCATAGTGTTTCAGCACGCTGGTGCTGGTGACTGAGCTGCTGCTGACTCCTATGAGCATCTCATCGCTGAGCTGAGTACAGTGACGTGAAAATTGGGTTGTAGAGCAGTGGTGAAGAAGGTGCAATCTACAGAAAGAGGTCTATTTTTTACAAATTTGCTCCCATTTTATGAAAGTGAATTTGTGTAACCCACATGAGTCTCAGAGTTGCTTTCATCTTAGGAAAATTAAAAGGGAAAGGGAGGATGCAATAAACAGGCCCATTAATGTGTTCAAAGTGTGGCTCAGGGGACATCCCATGTATTTATAGCCTTCTGTAATATACAATTCAGTAGAGTTACAGTAAGTGGCATGGAGGGAGTTTCCACCTGTCATGACGGACAGCTTGGCTGTGGTTTTTCCCCGTCCAGGTTACAGTTATCTGATCTGTGATCATATGAGGGCTGTGCATCTCTACATCAGCGCGCTGGAGAATTCCTGCCCACTGGTGGCCTTTCCCTGTGGCAGCTACAAGGCCTTCCTGGATGGACAGTGTCTGGATTGCTTTaacccttttctcctttcctgcccAAGGATAGGTAAAACAGCACCTCTTCAGCTTCCCTTTACAAATCAGGTCCATATGAGTAGGTGTGGGCTGTGAGAGGGAAGGAGACCAGCTGACCCTGACATCTTCATTGTGACAGGGAACACTGGGGGAGAAGTAGGTTTGGGACAGATGCTAGAAGTTTGCTCTTATTGAATTTGAAGAGCCTATAATTGTCCAGCTGAATGAGGGAATTGCCATCTTCATTTCCAGAACCATCACAAAGCAGATACTCACTTTTAAACTCTTTAAATAAAACACTACACGTGAGTAGAATTTGAGCCAAGTCTTAAAGAACAGATAGCTTTTGGCCTtaagagaaagatattttattgCTTCAGAGTAACTTATAGAATACACAAAGAAGTAGGTGAAAAATGGGGTGAGCATTCAAATCTTGCTTGTTGTCATTTCTACTCAGGTGGGGAAACAATGAAGTGTTCGGCTAGCTCTTCCCTGGAAGATGGCAGCTGCCCTTGCATGACCCATCCCTCACCCTCCATACCGCTCTCTGGTGCCAGCTTTTCTCTGCACACCTTTCCCACTTGCACCCCCTTGTCTGGGAGTCCAGTCGCAGGTTATTAGAAACACTGGGGTCGTCCAGAACCCCTGACCCAACTCTGGTGGGTGCTTCCCACAGTTAGGCCAGTTATTCTCCAGTTCTTTGTAACCCTAAAGCAGTGTATCTGGGATTTCTTTAAGAATGGCACACAGTGCCTACTAGGGAGGCAGGAGGTTGTAGTGGCTGCATGCCCATTGGAGGGATGCCCAACTGCTAGACAACATAGGCACATTCCTAGATGACTCCAACAAGGTCCAGGGCCTTGGCCTCTAACTCACCCTGGGTGGATCATTACTGCAAGTACATTGGGGTTGTCCAAGGTGAAGATCTCCAGGAAAAACTCCCGTGTGCTGAAAATAATGCTTTCCCCCTCCCACAcgctccacttccctctccccgGCTGCCCTCAGAACTGCACTGACGGTGGTTGATCATTTGAATTAACTGGACACTGCCTGACAGATTGTTCACGGAAGATTCACTGTTCATAACAAGACAGCCCTTGATTTCTCATTCATTGAACCTGTGTCTTAATTTCCCCCAGATGGAATAGCCCAGTCTGAAACTATCTGCCCAGCCTCACCACCACTATACTTACCCATGCACTGGATACGCCAAGGTTGTTTTCTCACTCTGTGTATCTCTACCCTAACTTTGCTTTCTGCCAGACATGCCCTCTCCTAATTTGTCATCCACTTGCCTTCAGACTCAACATACTTGCACAGGATACAAGTGCCAGAAAGACAGCTGTTACATAGATTGGTGTGCAGGTTGAAGACAGAATTTCAAATTCCCTGTAATATCTGTTGACAAGGGGCCAGGTGTCCTGGCAAATGTACCTCTTGCTTGGGTCTTGATCCCCGCTGGACAGAGGGGCTGGTATCCCCAGAGTTGTCATAGCTTATGGCCCATAAGGAGGCTGCAGGGTAGCTGACTGTAGAATAAATGGGTCATAGCAAGGTGCTGTGGGACCCTGAAATGTCATCTTCAGCCTATTCATATCTTTGCCTCTCTATTTCTAGGACTGGCAAAACAAGATGGTATCAAGATAGAGCCACTTCCCAAGGAAGTGAGAGTTTACCTGCTGACCACTTCC
This sequence is a window from Ochotona princeps isolate mOchPri1 chromosome 3, mOchPri1.hap1, whole genome shotgun sequence. Protein-coding genes within it:
- the PLA1A gene encoding phospholipase A1 member A gives rise to the protein MPLGPCRRCFWWWGLLWWLRIASSGNAPPTSQPKCTDFQNANFLRGTNLKVQFLLFTPADPSCGQLVEESTDIRSSGFNATLGTKLIIHGFRALGTKPSWIDKFIGVLLSAANTNVIAVDWVYGSTGLYPSAVENVVKLSLEISRFLHKLLALGVSESSIHIIGVSLGAHVGGMVGYFHRGQLGRITGLDPAGPEYTRASLEERLDAGDALFVEAIHTDTDNLGIRIPVGHVDYYVNGGQDQPGCPTFIHAGYSYLICDHMRAVHLYISALENSCPLVAFPCGSYKAFLDGQCLDCFNPFLLSCPRIGLAKQDGIKIEPLPKEVRVYLLTTSKAPYCVHHSLVEFHLQEPRKKDTILEVIFLSSNITSSIKITIPKQQSHGKGILAHPNPQCQINQVKLKFQASGGMWKKDRTSTIVGIFCTSLLPLHDSKKTVCLPEPVTLQASVAAFHELKIACEE